A window from Lampris incognitus isolate fLamInc1 chromosome 5, fLamInc1.hap2, whole genome shotgun sequence encodes these proteins:
- the srd5a2a gene encoding 3-oxo-5-alpha-steroid 4-dehydrogenase 2a: MLCQQPLVHGLSCAIVLAALLLLLRQRRAGARYGRYVDPGLRRTCPARVAWFAQELPALLVPLLLLWSSASPPSSAGTTLLLCTFCLHYFHRTFIYALLTRGRPCPVHIVVCSVIFCSINGFLQGHYLLHCAHFQHTWLTNFRIAAGLLLFYLGMAINIHSDVILRNLRRPGEVVYRIPRGGMFEYVSGANLFGEILEWLGYAVATWSLASFSFTFFTMCSIGPRAYHHHRDYLHKFKDYPRSRKAVIPFLL, from the exons atgctgtGCCAGCAGCCCCTCGTGCACGGCCTCAGCTGCGCGATCGTCCTCGCGGCTCTGCTGCTGTTACTCCGGCAGAGACGCGCCGGCGCGAGGTACGGCCGGTACGTGGACCCTGGGCTGAGACGCACGTGTCCGGCGAGGGTCGCCTGGTTCGCCCAGGAGCTTCCGGCGCTGCTGGTTCCGCTGCTCCTCCTCTGGAGCTCCGCGTCTCCTCCGAGCTCCGCGGGGACGACGCTGCTCCTCTGCACCTTCTGCCTGCACTACTTCCACAG AACATTTATCTACGCTTTACTGACCCGGGGCCGACCCTGCCCTGTCCACATCGTCGTGTGCTCCGTCATCTTCTGCTCCATCAACGGTTTCCTGCAGGGACATTATCTGCTCCACTGCGCCCACTTCCAACACACATGGCTGACCAACTTCCGCATAGCTGCAG GGTTGCTGTTGTTTTACCTGGGCATGGCCATCAACATCCACAGCGACGTTATCCTCCGCAATCTGAGGAGACCCGGGGAGGTCGTCTACAGGATCCCCAGAG GGGGGATGTTCGAGTACGTGTCTGGGGCAAACCTCTTCGGCGAGATCTTGGAATGGCTTGGCTACGCTGTGGCCACCTGGTCCCTGGCTTCATTTTCCTTCACCTTCTTCACCATGTGCTCCATCGGACCGCGAGCATACCACCACCACAG gGATTACCTTCACAAATTTAAAGACTATCCTCGCTCCAGGAAAGCCGTGATTCCGTTTCTTCTGTGA